A single genomic interval of Acidobacteriota bacterium harbors:
- a CDS encoding TonB-dependent receptor: MVILAETFFGSAINFHALAQSGGATTGEVTGLVIDVQGGGVAGVNVMAQRIETGLIRQTQTDASGQFRLLQLPPGLYRLTVEAAGFHKQTSEVTISIGTSETVDFQLVIEGAQEVMEITASDDEFRKNQVRRKTESSTIINQLLVNNLPINQRDFLDFSRTSARVTEDRIPSQGVSSTSKLSFNGQASRFNNINVDGLDNNDAGVGAGRSTFSQESVREFQIISDSFSAEFGRSLGGIINIVTRGGSNAVHGTLFGFFRNEALSARNAFSEIDPPFKQAQFGAIVGGPIKRDKAFFFTSFERRSIRQSNIVTITDETIASIQRQGFQVRNGPIPFSVGNSAVLGRLDINLTPSTTFWMRFNDTFNYDGNFEPFGGLTAETSAGLQRLRDTSGALGAIYVNARLNLVNETRFLISHRTQQVQPPSSGGQVNLVASGGNVIFGQSTLVPGDRDVNIFQLSDTVALVHGTHQIKFGGDFLHAPGVASITSVQKGLASFLPLSFSVPGRPAPITFTALEAFDPTLRSTEQRAFLRFLATVLPQQFPQFPANTPLDRLGLPMGFQQGFGQPRTDVGEVTYASAFAQDEWTVRPNLLLKAGLRFDLEAASILPTTKRTWSPRFALSYNPTQVPRLNIRASYGMFFAVTPFSSLVFSNLTTTNRLKLIGIPFPFSILAFGSPGNGLPVADDPPSDFPVFPQFQFKLVVDPNLKQSYTQQAVLELNWLVARKWTVSATYSLVQGRRLVAVRDINPVVRPVPGNPLQGVLVGRVDPTRGPTPQLESGFGSSYHGMTLALSRHPSETVGFSAHYTFSKAIDNFLDPIRGDLATAHNSLQPALERGLSVQDVRHRFIASGQWKPNFFRHPLLRDYRIATIIRLESGRPYNLLAGIDVNMNGDFPPADRPLVNGVPLGRNVGITPGLATVDLRLTRTLKLKETVSLELIAEGFNLLNHTNINQINNVFPPDVQGNFNLPTQQGSRYSAPPDRWRSAFAARQFQLGFRLSF; encoded by the coding sequence GTGGTCATCTTAGCAGAAACATTCTTTGGAAGTGCAATCAATTTCCATGCCCTGGCCCAGTCGGGAGGTGCGACCACGGGTGAAGTGACGGGTTTGGTGATTGATGTTCAAGGTGGAGGCGTTGCCGGAGTGAATGTGATGGCGCAACGTATTGAAACCGGCTTAATTCGACAAACCCAAACCGATGCCTCCGGTCAGTTCCGATTGCTACAATTACCGCCAGGGTTATATCGGCTTACGGTTGAAGCCGCCGGATTTCACAAACAGACGTCGGAAGTGACCATTTCCATTGGGACATCGGAAACTGTTGATTTTCAGCTTGTGATTGAAGGCGCACAGGAAGTGATGGAAATCACTGCGTCGGACGATGAGTTTCGGAAAAACCAGGTTCGGCGCAAAACCGAAAGTAGCACTATTATTAACCAGTTGCTGGTCAACAATTTACCGATCAATCAGCGGGATTTTCTGGATTTTTCCCGGACTTCAGCCCGCGTGACCGAAGATCGAATTCCATCGCAGGGAGTTTCATCCACCTCGAAACTTTCTTTTAACGGACAGGCTTCGCGCTTTAACAATATCAATGTGGATGGTCTCGACAACAATGACGCTGGTGTCGGAGCTGGTCGGTCAACGTTTAGTCAGGAATCAGTGCGCGAGTTCCAGATTATTTCAGATAGCTTCTCGGCTGAATTTGGGCGCTCGCTCGGTGGAATTATCAATATTGTCACGCGGGGCGGGAGCAATGCGGTTCACGGCACACTGTTTGGGTTTTTCCGTAACGAAGCACTCAGTGCCCGTAATGCCTTCTCAGAGATTGATCCGCCGTTTAAACAAGCCCAGTTTGGCGCCATTGTCGGAGGTCCGATTAAACGCGACAAAGCCTTTTTCTTTACTTCGTTTGAGCGGCGAAGTATCCGCCAGAGCAACATTGTCACGATTACAGATGAGACGATTGCTTCCATCCAGCGCCAGGGATTTCAGGTTCGAAATGGCCCCATTCCGTTTTCGGTGGGCAATAGCGCGGTGCTGGGGAGGCTAGACATCAATCTGACTCCAAGTACCACCTTCTGGATGCGGTTTAATGACACATTCAACTATGACGGGAACTTTGAGCCTTTTGGTGGGTTGACGGCTGAAACCTCTGCCGGATTGCAGCGGCTTCGAGATACGAGTGGTGCCCTGGGGGCGATATATGTGAATGCAAGGCTCAATTTGGTGAATGAAACCCGGTTTTTAATAAGCCATCGAACTCAACAAGTTCAGCCTCCTTCATCCGGAGGGCAGGTCAATTTGGTGGCATCCGGCGGGAACGTGATCTTTGGGCAAAGCACGCTGGTACCTGGTGATCGGGATGTAAATATATTTCAATTGAGCGATACGGTCGCTCTTGTGCACGGCACTCACCAAATAAAATTCGGAGGTGATTTTCTCCACGCTCCCGGTGTTGCCTCCATTACCTCTGTCCAGAAAGGTTTGGCCAGTTTTTTACCGCTTTCATTTTCCGTTCCGGGGCGACCAGCCCCAATTACCTTTACTGCCCTGGAGGCATTTGACCCAACCTTGCGCAGTACGGAACAGCGAGCTTTCTTGCGGTTTCTGGCAACGGTGTTACCTCAGCAGTTTCCACAATTTCCAGCCAACACACCACTCGATCGGCTTGGACTCCCGATGGGCTTCCAGCAAGGATTTGGCCAGCCACGGACTGATGTTGGAGAAGTTACCTATGCTTCAGCCTTTGCTCAAGATGAGTGGACCGTGCGGCCTAATCTGCTGCTGAAAGCTGGTCTGCGATTTGACCTTGAAGCCGCCTCCATTCTCCCAACCACCAAGCGAACCTGGAGCCCCCGATTTGCACTCTCCTATAACCCGACCCAGGTGCCACGGCTCAATATTCGCGCTTCATACGGGATGTTTTTTGCGGTTACTCCGTTCAGTTCGCTTGTTTTTTCCAACTTGACAACGACCAACCGGCTCAAGTTGATTGGGATTCCCTTTCCGTTTTCAATCCTGGCTTTTGGGTCACCGGGAAATGGGCTCCCTGTGGCTGATGACCCACCATCGGATTTTCCTGTGTTTCCGCAGTTTCAGTTCAAATTAGTCGTTGATCCAAACCTCAAGCAAAGCTATACCCAGCAGGCGGTTTTGGAATTGAACTGGTTGGTGGCCCGAAAATGGACCGTTTCAGCAACCTATTCCCTGGTTCAAGGCCGGAGACTGGTGGCTGTGCGTGACATTAACCCGGTGGTTCGACCAGTTCCCGGCAACCCCTTGCAGGGGGTGTTAGTGGGGCGGGTTGACCCGACACGAGGACCAACTCCTCAGCTTGAATCCGGGTTCGGAAGTTCTTACCACGGAATGACCCTCGCGCTGAGTCGCCATCCATCAGAAACGGTTGGGTTTTCAGCCCATTACACGTTTTCAAAGGCGATAGATAATTTTCTGGATCCGATTCGCGGCGATCTTGCAACCGCCCACAATTCATTACAGCCAGCCCTGGAACGAGGGTTATCGGTTCAGGATGTTCGGCATCGGTTTATTGCTTCAGGTCAATGGAAGCCAAATTTTTTTCGTCACCCACTGCTGAGAGACTATCGCATCGCGACCATCATTCGGTTGGAATCAGGCCGACCTTACAATTTGCTTGCCGGAATTGATGTGAATATGAATGGAGATTTCCCCCCGGCTGATCGCCCGCTGGTCAATGGCGTGCCGCTTGGGCGCAATGTGGGAATCACACCCGGACTGGCGACTGTGGATTTGCGCCTGACCCGCACCTTGAAACTCAAAGAAACCGTCAGTCTGGAACTGATTGCCGAAGGCTTTAACCTCTTGAATCACACCAATATCAATCAGATAAACAATGTCTTTCCGCCTGATGTGCAGGGGAATTTTAATCTGCCGACACAGCAGGGAAGCCGCTATAGTGCTCCTCCGGATCGCTGGCGGAGCGCCTTTGCCGCCCGTCAGTTTCAACTTGGGTTCCGGCTTTCTTTCTGA
- a CDS encoding SUMF1/EgtB/PvdO family nonheme iron enzyme gives MKRCPSCNSIFQSQQLFCPQDGQELETGCILDNKYQLDELIGEGGMGQVYRATHIHIGTQFAVKVLKQDLVSDPSSVERFRREARAAAQIRHPNAVQVTDFGADRESGMVYLVMELLDGISLRTRLSQKERLSPEEIMLILAQVCSALHVAHSKGIVHRDIKPDNIFLSHSDTGPFIVKVLDFGLAKLKKAIDETASSITQTGTLLGTPCYMSPEQCMAEPLDTRSDIYSLGVVIYQMFVGTVPFPGPGISKILMQHCQFPPPRPRRKVPDLPVVVETVILRALEKEPANRQQTMEELFFQLETAFAQTDYKIPIPAKITWRSASGEAPLAEISSDKFLNKKELDSQETIESKGVAVGTAEPGLSISMDQKLTIPPPSTPPNLSAIHKPKVNFSDTAAMAQPVSSPPSNPLLKSQPSLEVPVLVTPEPTSKLKLILMIVVVLVVVGTGIGLVLNFNRTASPAGTPEKTTPGSEVPPGMVLVPGGAMMMGNNASTDSAEKPEHEVQVGSFLIDTVEVTNEEFLKFIQATNQPAPPHWKNGTYPPGEGKYPVTNLQWQEAQAFARWAGKRLPTEAEWEFAAHGPNRQLYPWGNVFVSANANTKESKKTSTMPVGSYPEGASFCSVLDMVGNVAEWTATEYEPYPGSKAKPEAGQKVIRGGDFRSDRETATTTARFLAPPETRDLALGFRCAKDISR, from the coding sequence ATGAAACGGTGTCCATCCTGCAACAGCATCTTCCAAAGTCAGCAACTGTTCTGTCCGCAAGATGGACAAGAGCTGGAAACCGGGTGCATTCTTGACAATAAATATCAGTTGGATGAGTTAATTGGCGAAGGCGGAATGGGTCAGGTCTATCGAGCCACCCATATTCATATTGGGACCCAATTTGCAGTCAAAGTCCTCAAACAGGATCTGGTTTCCGACCCGTCGTCAGTCGAACGATTTCGGCGCGAAGCCAGAGCGGCTGCCCAGATTCGACACCCAAACGCAGTACAGGTCACTGATTTTGGGGCTGACCGGGAATCTGGCATGGTGTATCTGGTGATGGAGTTACTGGATGGAATTTCCCTTCGGACCCGATTGAGTCAAAAAGAACGGTTGTCGCCGGAAGAAATCATGCTGATTCTGGCTCAGGTTTGTTCAGCACTTCATGTAGCCCACTCAAAGGGGATTGTCCATAGAGATATCAAACCTGACAATATCTTTCTCTCTCATTCCGACACCGGCCCCTTTATTGTGAAGGTCCTCGACTTTGGTCTGGCAAAGTTAAAAAAAGCCATTGATGAAACAGCATCATCCATCACCCAGACGGGCACCTTGCTTGGAACGCCATGTTATATGTCACCCGAACAATGCATGGCCGAACCACTCGATACCCGGTCGGATATCTACAGTCTCGGCGTCGTCATTTATCAGATGTTTGTGGGCACCGTGCCCTTTCCCGGACCGGGGATTTCCAAAATTCTCATGCAGCACTGCCAGTTTCCACCGCCCCGACCCCGGCGCAAAGTGCCTGACCTGCCAGTTGTGGTTGAAACGGTGATCCTGCGGGCGCTGGAAAAAGAGCCGGCCAACCGCCAGCAAACCATGGAAGAACTGTTCTTTCAGTTGGAAACCGCGTTTGCGCAGACTGATTACAAAATCCCGATTCCAGCCAAAATCACCTGGCGATCAGCCTCTGGCGAAGCCCCGCTGGCGGAAATTTCGTCTGACAAATTCCTCAATAAGAAAGAGCTTGATTCACAAGAAACAATTGAAAGTAAAGGTGTTGCAGTTGGAACTGCAGAACCGGGACTTTCGATTTCCATGGACCAAAAATTAACCATTCCACCGCCATCCACACCACCCAACCTGTCTGCGATTCACAAACCCAAGGTAAACTTTTCAGATACGGCGGCCATGGCTCAACCCGTATCGTCCCCCCCCTCCAACCCGCTCCTCAAATCACAGCCTTCGCTTGAAGTTCCGGTCCTTGTGACGCCGGAGCCGACTTCTAAATTAAAGTTGATCCTGATGATTGTCGTGGTGCTGGTGGTCGTAGGTACAGGAATTGGTCTGGTGCTAAATTTCAATCGCACGGCTTCCCCGGCTGGGACGCCCGAAAAAACCACCCCTGGAAGCGAAGTACCTCCTGGAATGGTTCTGGTCCCTGGCGGAGCGATGATGATGGGAAATAATGCCTCGACGGATTCGGCTGAAAAGCCGGAACACGAAGTTCAGGTTGGTTCTTTCCTGATTGATACCGTTGAAGTTACCAACGAGGAATTTCTTAAATTCATTCAAGCAACAAACCAGCCAGCACCGCCACATTGGAAAAACGGCACCTATCCACCGGGGGAAGGCAAATACCCGGTAACCAACCTGCAATGGCAAGAAGCTCAAGCATTTGCCCGTTGGGCCGGCAAACGCCTGCCGACTGAAGCCGAGTGGGAGTTTGCTGCCCACGGTCCCAACCGACAACTATATCCCTGGGGAAATGTGTTCGTTTCGGCAAACGCCAATACCAAAGAAAGTAAAAAAACCAGCACCATGCCGGTTGGTAGTTATCCGGAGGGCGCCAGTTTTTGTAGCGTGCTCGATATGGTGGGCAATGTGGCCGAGTGGACCGCCACAGAGTACGAGCCATATCCGGGCAGCAAAGCCAAACCGGAAGCTGGTCAAAAGGTAATTCGCGGAGGTGATTTCCGAAGCGACCGAGAAACAGCCACCACGACCGCTCGTTTTCTGGCGCCCCCTGAAACCCGCGACCTGGCCCTCGGGTTTCGGTGCGCCAAAGATATTTCCAGATGA
- a CDS encoding tetratricopeptide repeat protein: MNWKHAAEFGLTGFIVVAMAMSPALAQRKYPTSGTDTSPTPSKKPTKSPKIKPAPTPSAPVKRWEDSLEKGKAARSKNDFPEAERQFGEAVRLAETDTKSSQPLIESLTALADTFFAQEKYTEAEPLWLKVLDLKRKTSGEQNPETTAVQKKIGELYGLRAEARTKAGLIEEALLDYTRAIEVVPQATLYGNRADLKAARKEYDGALADFKKAAELDRENAGFYNSKIAGIFAARSTGKNNAGDYEGALADLKQAIELDPASTKVYGGMQVNVLVNRAVVEINNGDYDRALTTFNQALQLDPQNPATTARLGELYENRGTINANNGDYEAALADFGRAQQVDPARAQTIARRLATVYLNRGTARANNGDYDSALSDFRQAVEVDPANAPANRNKLADLYHQRAVFKFNRGDFDTCIADCTAALDLNPKLAVGYARRAFAYQSKNRIKEAKADSLKAKELDSGIQTPF; encoded by the coding sequence ATGAACTGGAAACACGCTGCTGAATTTGGGCTGACTGGATTCATCGTGGTTGCGATGGCGATGTCGCCTGCATTAGCCCAGCGCAAATACCCAACGAGCGGCACTGACACCAGCCCAACTCCGTCCAAAAAACCAACCAAATCACCGAAAATCAAACCGGCACCGACCCCGTCAGCTCCGGTCAAACGCTGGGAAGACTCGCTCGAAAAAGGAAAAGCCGCCCGCAGTAAAAACGATTTCCCCGAGGCCGAACGGCAATTTGGTGAAGCTGTCCGGCTGGCTGAAACCGATACAAAATCCAGTCAGCCCTTGATTGAAAGCCTGACCGCCCTGGCTGATACCTTTTTTGCTCAGGAAAAATACACTGAAGCGGAACCACTCTGGCTCAAGGTGCTCGACCTCAAGCGAAAAACCTCTGGCGAACAAAATCCGGAAACAACCGCCGTTCAAAAGAAAATTGGGGAATTGTATGGCCTGCGAGCTGAAGCCCGAACGAAAGCTGGATTGATCGAAGAAGCTTTGCTTGATTACACGCGGGCAATTGAAGTTGTCCCACAAGCAACATTGTATGGCAACCGGGCCGACCTCAAAGCTGCCCGGAAGGAGTATGATGGGGCGCTGGCTGACTTTAAAAAAGCGGCTGAACTGGATCGGGAGAACGCAGGCTTTTATAACTCCAAAATAGCGGGCATTTTTGCGGCCCGCAGCACCGGAAAAAATAATGCCGGCGACTATGAAGGCGCGCTGGCCGACCTGAAACAGGCGATTGAACTCGACCCGGCAAGCACCAAAGTCTACGGCGGGATGCAAGTCAATGTGCTGGTCAATCGAGCGGTGGTTGAAATTAACAACGGAGACTATGATCGCGCCTTAACCACGTTCAATCAGGCACTTCAGCTTGATCCACAAAACCCAGCCACAACTGCCCGGCTTGGGGAGCTGTATGAAAACCGGGGTACGATCAACGCCAACAACGGTGACTATGAAGCAGCATTGGCCGACTTTGGTCGTGCCCAACAGGTGGACCCGGCTCGGGCACAAACGATTGCCCGGCGGCTGGCCACCGTGTATCTCAATCGCGGAACAGCACGCGCCAACAACGGCGATTATGATTCGGCGCTCAGTGATTTCCGCCAGGCTGTCGAAGTTGACCCAGCCAACGCCCCAGCCAATCGGAATAAACTGGCCGATCTCTATCACCAGCGAGCCGTTTTTAAGTTTAATCGCGGAGACTTTGACACCTGCATTGCCGATTGCACGGCAGCACTGGACCTCAATCCCAAACTGGCGGTTGGGTATGCCCGGCGGGCATTTGCCTACCAGAGCAAAAATCGAATCAAAGAAGCCAAAGCCGATTCTCTCAAGGCCAAAGAACTGGACTCAGGAATCCAGACGCCGTTTTAG
- a CDS encoding long-chain fatty acid--CoA ligase encodes MDYPNIYSLFRNRVEQFRGQQVFYTRQNDQWVGSTWDQFDEDVHNFASALIANGLTPQRSVCILMKTVPEWPVADLGTIAAGGISVGLYPTNSAEQCQYIINHSDAEFVLVDTRGQLEKVLSVRDQLPHVKAILCLSESAAQAHEGVISYREFLDFGKSRRLETAGELERRAEGASVDDTAIMVYTSGTTGLPKGACLSHRYILHSARSLEGSIPIQSDDTSFSYLPYCHVAERISGLYNRLNAGAAAYFVDDLTKLWDYMLEVKPTVFGSLPRFFEKIYARILGDVHKLPPEEQARFQQAREVGKQVSQFRQKGESVPAELQAQYDELVEPFAQKIKSYFGGRIRIATSGGAPLPQEIAEFFSGFGLPLLQAYGLTENICVAFNRPERYKFGTVGPAMEGCEIRIAEDGEILVRSQMQFSGYYKQPEETAEVLRDGWVYTGDLGEVDDEGFLKITGRKKELIVTSTGKKVPPALLENLLKENHLISQAMAYGDNKSFIVALITLNQLETEEYARSKGLEFGSFAELTRHPEIVALVKGIVEGVNARVSSTEAMKKFAILDHDLSIEADEITPTLKVKRKVVSERYRDILEGLYQ; translated from the coding sequence CCAGTGGGTTGGCAGCACCTGGGATCAGTTTGACGAGGATGTTCACAATTTTGCTTCGGCATTGATTGCGAATGGACTGACTCCCCAGCGTTCGGTTTGCATCCTGATGAAGACTGTCCCGGAGTGGCCAGTGGCCGATCTGGGCACGATTGCCGCTGGAGGCATCAGTGTTGGGCTCTATCCGACCAATTCAGCCGAACAATGCCAGTACATTATCAACCATTCGGACGCTGAGTTTGTCCTGGTTGATACTCGTGGCCAGCTTGAAAAAGTGCTCTCGGTTCGTGACCAGCTCCCGCATGTCAAAGCGATTCTTTGCCTTTCAGAATCTGCCGCCCAGGCACACGAGGGTGTGATCAGCTATCGTGAGTTTCTTGACTTTGGAAAGTCCCGCCGGTTGGAAACCGCAGGTGAATTAGAGCGCCGAGCTGAAGGTGCCAGCGTGGATGATACGGCGATTATGGTTTACACGTCAGGCACGACGGGTTTACCGAAAGGTGCCTGCCTGAGCCATCGGTATATTTTGCATAGCGCCAGGTCACTTGAAGGCTCGATTCCGATTCAGTCAGACGACACATCATTTTCCTATTTGCCCTATTGCCACGTTGCCGAGCGAATTTCAGGGCTTTATAACCGCCTCAATGCTGGGGCGGCGGCTTACTTTGTGGATGATTTGACGAAGTTGTGGGACTACATGCTCGAAGTCAAACCGACCGTGTTTGGCAGCCTGCCGCGCTTTTTTGAAAAAATCTATGCGCGCATTCTGGGAGATGTTCATAAGCTCCCGCCAGAGGAGCAGGCCAGGTTTCAACAGGCACGTGAGGTCGGAAAACAGGTCAGCCAGTTTCGACAGAAAGGGGAATCGGTTCCAGCGGAATTACAGGCCCAGTATGACGAACTGGTGGAACCATTTGCCCAAAAAATCAAAAGTTATTTCGGAGGTCGCATTCGGATTGCCACTTCAGGTGGGGCACCATTGCCCCAGGAAATCGCCGAGTTCTTTAGCGGGTTCGGTTTACCACTCCTCCAGGCATATGGGTTGACCGAAAACATCTGTGTTGCCTTTAACCGGCCTGAACGCTATAAGTTCGGGACGGTCGGCCCGGCAATGGAAGGATGTGAAATCAGAATTGCCGAGGATGGCGAGATTCTGGTTCGAAGCCAGATGCAATTCAGCGGGTATTACAAGCAACCCGAAGAAACCGCCGAAGTGCTCCGGGATGGTTGGGTGTACACTGGCGACCTCGGTGAAGTTGACGACGAAGGGTTTTTAAAAATTACCGGGCGCAAGAAAGAATTGATTGTTACCTCAACTGGGAAAAAAGTGCCGCCAGCGTTGCTTGAAAACCTGCTCAAGGAAAATCATCTCATCAGCCAGGCCATGGCTTATGGTGATAACAAAAGCTTTATCGTCGCTTTGATCACCCTCAACCAGCTTGAAACCGAAGAATATGCCCGCTCCAAAGGGCTTGAATTTGGCTCCTTTGCCGAACTCACCCGTCATCCGGAGATTGTGGCGCTGGTCAAGGGCATTGTCGAAGGTGTCAACGCCAGAGTTTCCTCAACTGAAGCGATGAAGAAATTTGCAATTTTGGACCATGATCTGAGCATTGAGGCCGATGAAATCACCCCAACCCTCAAAGTCAAACGCAAGGTTGTCTCCGAACGCTATCGCGATATTTTGGAAGGATTGTATCAGTAG